In Cheilinus undulatus linkage group 3, ASM1832078v1, whole genome shotgun sequence, the genomic window tatatattttcacaGACTATTAACATACAGAAAGCATATCGtcttattgttttatctaatcttttttttcattatatgtTGATTAATTGTGGAATTATTTAATATGTAAATTCATACTATGTGGCAAAGGAAAGGGCAGATGCCGATGTTGTTATCTGACTAGAAACTCATCTTCAAATATGTTGTAGACCAGACTACCTACAGATTAAACAGCTTGTATCTCTGTGAAATGTTTTACAATATATATACACActtggacaaaattgttggtacccctctgttaatgaaagaaaaacccacaatggtcacagaaatgaattgaatctgacaaaagtgataataaataaaaattcattgaaaataaccaatgaaaatcagacattgcttttgaactgtggttcaacagaattattttaaaaaacaaactcatgaaacaggcctggacaaaaatgatgatacccctagaaaagattgaaaataatgtgaccatagggacatgttcaaccaaggtgtgtcctctaattagcatcacaggtgtctacaaacttgtaatcagtcagtcggcctatttaaagggtgaaaagtagtcactgtgctgtttggtgacatggtttgtaccacactaaacatggaccagaggaagtgaaggagagagttgtctcaggaaattagaaaattatagacaagcatgttaaaggtaaaggctataagaccatctccaagcagcttgatgttcctgtgactacagttgcacatattattcagaaattgaAGATCCATGGGACTGTAGCCAAactccctggacgtggccgcaggaggaaaattgatgaaaaatcgaagagacggataataTGAATGGTAataaaagagcccagaacaacctccaaagacattaaaggtgaactccaaggtcaaggtacatcagtgtcagatcgcaccatccgtcgttgtttgagccaaagtggacttcatgggagacgaccaaggaggacaccactgttgaacacaaatcataaaaaagccagactggaatttgccaaactgcatgttgacgagccacaaagcttctgggggaatgtcctatggacagacgagacaaaactggaactttttggcaaggcacatcaggtctatgttcacagacgcaaaaatgaagcataccaagacaagaacactgtccctactgtgaaacatggaggaggctcttttatgttctggggctgctttgctgcatctggcacagggtgtcttgagtCTGTGCAGGgaacaatgaaatctcaagactatcaaggtattctagagagaaatgtgctgcccagtgtcagaaagcttggtctcagtcgcaggtcatgggtcttgcaacaggataatgatccaaaacacacagctaaaaacacccaagaatggctatgagcaaaacattggactattctgaagtggccttctatgagccctgatttAAATCTTATTGGCACCCTTCATACCTGGCACCCTTCatacctgagacaactggagcagtttgctcatgaggagtgggccaaaatacctgctgagaggtgcagaagtctcattgaaagttacagaaatcgtttgattgcagtgattgcctcaaaaggttgtgcaacaaagtattaagttaagggtaccatcatttttgtccaggcctgtttcataagtttgttttttaaaataattctgttgaaccacaattcaaaagcaatgtctgattttcattggttaattttcaatgaatttttatttattatcacttttgtcagattcaaatTATTTCTGTGAcaattgtgggtttttctttcatgtgtATATGGCAGCTGCTACGATtaaagtcttatcttaaatCATAGTTTGTAAAGGCACATTAGTAAGGTAAGGAGGTTATGTGAGCAGGTGGGTTTGTTTCATTGGTTAGTTTgtaagcaacataactcaaaacgatgtggatggattttgatgaaattttcaggaaatgtcagaaatagcataaggaagaactgattagattttgggagtgatctagatcaccgtctggatccaggaattttttaaaggattctgtactattgggagatagggctaatggtggaggtctgcgctgttactactttacaccaggaatTGGCGGACATgtgtaacttcaatcccagcagcagtttttgggtgtgtttctatacaaagttttggagtttactgagtttgaaagatgcacgcccagtcgaggagacgagcctgagcgtaacagagagaaagacagcatattgtagcgagaatactcacaatgctgggaggaatagcggaatatttaccctctgccatgacttccagtcatgtggtgagaccatgggtgcatctgttggcacccgtagGGAAgtcagtgctttgcctcaccgtgtttccaccccaccggggagggagtaatcggcgaatgccatggtggggggcacatggggacagatccaggaactTTCTAAAGGATTtgtcactattgggagatagggctaatggcggaggtctgcgctgtccgagtgcttttctagtttttaaatgctgtcaatataaacatattttctaTCATAATTCTTGATACTAAGTTATGCAATATACGACATAAATTAATAACTGTTGTCTATCTTTGTTAGACAGAGGTGCAGTTTGCTTCCCTGAGGTCTGACTGGATTGTCGTGCACTGAAGTGCAACACAATATTCCAGcacagtcaaaataatttaatggcggggaaaaaaaaacaatcatttaggatcaaacattattttgcattgtttttgaatttttaccATTTGCTCTGTCACATGGCAGCACTGTTAAcctaaaatataaatgtgagGGGCTAAAATAGAACTATACAAGATGCTGTGAGCTGTCTTAGTAGGTCCAGAAGGGGAAAGATAAGTCTGTATTTCAAAATGCACCAGTTCAGATAATATTCCAATCactaaaaatataaaccaaaaTCCTGAACCAGCATCCCAATAAATGATGTCACCCTGCACAGTCAAAATTGCATGACagattttgatgttttgtctATCTTTATGTGTTAAGTGGACAAGTACATTGAGAAAGATTATTTAAACATCATTCCTCAGGGTGAGTCTCCTCAAATGAAAGCAGAGTCAGTAACAGTGAAGCATCATAACGTCCTCAACCGGCCAAACAACCACAAAGCACTCACCCAAAGTACTGACATATATAGATGCAagcatatcatatcatgtttaAAGAGGAATATCTCTTGAAGTTGTTGATAGAATATATATATCATATGCATGTAAATGTCTTGCCTAACCTTAAACTTTCAGTATCTTCCCTCACAAACCTGTCTCAGGAAGTTGAATTGCAAATCAATTTACACCTGAGAAGGCAGGTAAAGAGAGAACCAGTTGCTGGTTGCAAAGCAACCAAAAAGCCTCACAGTTTATTTTCATAAACGTCCCATCTCTAAAAAATCTCAAACACCCATAAAACGCACATCTCTAACATCTTGGATACGCCCCAGGGAGGtcggttttattttgaaggaatcTTACCGGATATAAGTAAATCTCGAAAAACGGCTACTTCCTGAAGCTAAGCAAACAAGAGCTAGTTAGCTAACAAAACAGAGAACCGGTGCTGCCCGTGACTTCAGCGTTAGTCACCTGAACTACCATGGGCTCAGTTTCACAAGGAACCACCGCACGACAAAACAGGACACTTTAATATCACCGGCAAACCGTCACTGTTTAGCACCAGGTAGTCTGGTACACCGAACGTCACTTCGCGCACGTTAACGTAAACTGAAGTCAGTtagcttcattttaaagttagtaatGTTTGGTTTGATACTGTTTTGGGAATAAAACGCATAAGTAGCTACCCGTTTGTGAAAACGTTCAAATGACCTTTCTTTAGCTCAAGAATGTTAAGATAACTTGTCTAACTATGGTTGCTCATTTGTCGGTCACCGTACATTTGTATATAGCTGAATCTGATATTTGCGTTACAGCTAAGTAAATGATAACAAGCTAAAATAAGTTTTCATATCTCCATTACAGCACCTATCCGTCTCTGTCCACCTTGGCGTCACCTCTTTTTGATGGCATTTTCCGGTTTTTCCCCTATGGAGGAGTGTCAGTTCGTGCATAATGTCAAAGCTGAGCTGGAAATATTCCAGCAGACGAGCGACCCTAAAAGGTAAGTTTCACACTAAGAAAGAACACCTGTGTGACGTTCGTGCTCTTTCGCTTTCCCCGTCACTGCTTTCAAGTCAGTAAATGCTTCTCCCGTTCAGGCAAAGCCTGTCCTAAAAGATGTCTGCCCCTCTCTTCCTTTAGTTAGTCCTATCTTTGAAACACATGTAAAACAACAGGCAAGAAGAACACATTGTCCCATTCATCTGAATAACTAAGCATCACCCCTTTTGGACAGGTAAACCAACTCTTCTCCCAGTTTTGAATTGTTCATCAACCAAATCAAAACACACTGTGATACTTACGGAGTGATACTAACCCATCCAGGATTGTGACAAAACTTTATTGTGTAAGTCAATGTTAAAAGCTCGTAAATAAGATTGTATTTTAAGATGTATTCACAGAAAAATCTCCAaggattttgttattttaaagaatAGTGAATGGCTCtgaaacttgtttttttcccattcctttttaaaataataaaaactattcACTTTTTATAATGATTTGTCTTATTGCTTCTTTCTGGACTTATTTCTGCTAACACTACAATAGATATTCTGCTTTAATGACTAACCAAAGTTTAGGATTGTTTACATGGGATCTAAAAAAACGCCTACTCAAAAtgcctctttaaaaaaaaaaaaaatccttttagtGTTTCCATTGAAAGTTAAACTTGCTTTTGTACATATGATGATGTGCCTGATATGATATGTTATCATTCCTCCTTTGTATTAATGATACAGTACACTCATTCACCATGGACTTTACAAGCTTGAGCAAAATCTGATGATGTTGTAAccccagtatttttttttaacaacatatcagaaTGCTCACAGATTTCATGGCTTTCTCAGTTTTCATGTGTCCCTGtgaattattatttaatttatgaaTGGACTCCTTGGTCCCCTTTGGTCTACACATGTGTCTAGCAAAGCTTCATTTGAAAGCATGTTTGGGGTGTGCATTCTTGATCACAGTGTGGTTCATTTATTGTGAATGTCCAACTGCAGCAAAACAGATAGACCTACATACAAAACCACCACCATGTGTCAGCATTGCCTTCTTTGTTAAATACCACTGCATCTAAAGAAATAGAATATTGTGATTTCTTTTAAACGAGTGAAACTTCTAAATATTCTatattaatctttttttccttGATGATTATAGCTTACAGCTCTCAAAAATCCAAATCCAAAATTAATTGTCTTCTGGACAGCTCTttagtcagcagtcttccccatgagtgtggttgtgtgttctgaaccagagtgagagaataaaggcttAGTTGGAGGGGAGGGTTGTACCTTCACATCAGTCAGCAagtgaaatgtttgtgttttgtccTCCATAACTTGGATTTTTAAgatctgctgctgtttgtaaACTTTTGTGAGAATAAAGAATcaggaaacatttgaaattgAACTTTTCCATAATATTCTGATACTTTGACAGTCCCTTTTTCTTAGCTGTATGCCGTAGTcataaagataataaaatatacattttattttgtgtgcAATGAAGCTAGATTTTCTATAAGAGTCCCTTTTTAATTGTAATTACTGGAAAACTGTAGTTACCACAagattctatttttttctttttagatgcAAAAGTAAATGCTCAGTCTTTTTTAGTTCTCAGGAAATAAAGTATTGATCTTCttgatggtggggccactttctaGTCTTGCTTTTCATACAACTGACAGTTTCCACAAAACCTTTTTTGAGTTGCAATTCCCCTCAAGAAAACATCCATTTTGCCGTTATTTGACGTTGAAGAGCTAGTTTTTGAAACTTGGGGTATAGCCATCATTATACCGTGTGAACACTAACTGACAGGTGGTTTTGATCAGCTCATTAGAGGATTGTCAAGTGCTGAGTGTCATCTGATCTCATTCTTTACTGGAACAGACACGTCTCAATCTAACCTTTCATTCAAGGTAATTGTAACTGTAAGTGAATGTAAAAAGACTGTGCTTAAATTGACTTGCTGATTTAGAAATGCTGTGTTACATAAGATACTTCTTCAATTCACCTGTCCCAATTGTTTAAATCTACATTctattttttctattatttcacTTCTTCCTTTGCTGCAATGCCCCTTTGTATCTCTACCCAGGGTGCTCCTGTTCCCCCCTTTACCTAGCAGACTGCGGTACTTGATCCACAGGACCATCGAAGACCTGCCTGAGCTGACCACCTTTTCAATAGGAGAGAGCTGGTGCAGACGAGTGGTGGTCTGCTGTTCTGAGCTCAGGTATTCTCAACGTTAGGAACTTCCAAAAGTGATGAGGACTGATACGTTTGGATGATGATTCAGACATACAATGCATAGTATGGAGGCTAAAATGGCATGTAAAGAGCAGTGTTTTAAACAGGCTGATGTAATCAGGAAAGCagctcatttttttgtgcaaaagttgcaaaatgttttattttggccTCTTATGTATTTGATATGTAATAGCCATCCTGGTAGCAATGCTAAGTATGTGGAATAAGTGTAGCTTTTTCTGCATACTTAGGCAACATTTTCCGCtcatattttggctataaaaatctgcatgtatcagctgtaaatattggctataTGGACAAATGATTTAGTGTGGTTTCAGGCTGAACCAACCTACTGCagcttaagtctttttcttaattcatcatcattccttatgCTTTAAAGAGTGTTTTAAGGGCTAAAATTGATCAAtttattcatcctcaaactttaaattgtgtttaaagaactgaagttttaggtcagaactacatttgaatatcagtatcagctaaaattattttgtaaaaatctaCGTCGGATATCTGCCAAAATCCAGCATCATGCATTTCTACTTTAAAAACGTTTTCATTAtaaaatgcaacatttgtttGCAGGCTTGAGGTGGAGGAAGAAAGTGACCTTGAGAGCAACAACAGCCCCTGTGAGATGGACAGTGATATTAAGCCTAAACCTTCAGTCCCAGCGCGGAACCGAGCAACTAAGAGGCCAGACAAACCGCTTTACATGCCAAGAGCTGTTCGCCTGAGAATGTCTTTACAAAACTCACAGACTGCCTCAGCAGACCAAGAGCTGGTCAGCCCAGCTTCAAGTAGCTGCAACTGCATCAGCAGCTCATATGAATCTTGTTCCAGACCTGAAACTACAAAAGACACAAATTCATCCTCTGCATCAAAGCAGGAACCTGGCCCCAGTGTAGGAGACAGTGTCCTCAGTCATGTTGGTGACACTTTAGAACTTTGTGCTCAAACCCTTCATGAAGCTGAGTCCTCTGCATTACATCAGACTGTTTCCAGCTTAGCTAATATGACTctggaggatgaggatgaggaagCTGAGGATCTTGCTAGCTTGGTAAGGCTCTTGGTTCATTGCTGTGTACacaagtaattttttttaagagtaATATTTCACTCCAGTCACGCTAACCTCTTGCTTGCTAAGACCACATTGAGCCAGAAATTGTAAccagatattttttttgtttgtctcacTAGATCAAGGTACATCTGAAAGAGGCAGTACATTTTTCCATTGAGCATGCTCACAATGACTACTCCTTGTATGAGACAGTGTATTTAAACCTGGATGAGTTCCGCCATGTGATTGAGATCTATAACTTCCCAGCTATGTTCAAAACAGATGACCTTTTGGATGCTTTCACAGAGTACAGGTGAGTTTAAAACCAAAAACTTTTACCAGCTGTAAGTTTGTCTCTGTAATGGATtttctacacagaaatgatcatTCTAGGAATCTCACATTATGAAGACTATCTCAAACAGTTGATCTTGTGTTATAAATGTCTCTTCTGTCTGTCAGTGAGGGTGGAATGAAGATCAAGTGGATAGACAACACACATGCCCTGGGGGTTTTCTCCAGTGAGTCTGCAGGTAAAGGAGCTCTCTGAATTGCACAGGTTTAAAGTTGaatgatgaatgaaaatgaTTATTTGTGCTCACATATGACAATATCATCACAGCACTTCATGCCCTCTCCATCTCCCATCCTCTGCTGAAGGCAAGACCTCTGGCTGAAGGGAGTAAAAAAGCCAAAGGCAAGGCCTTCAGACATGCAGGTAGACAAAAGGTGGTTGAACTTGAGCACAATGCAGTAaatttttttgttgatattaCAGAACCCGTCCGTTTGTTCTTGTGatttaatttctctttttgttttggaGAATTATGGATAACATGATTATTTGTGTGCTGTATTCCAGAGTTTATTCAGCCAGTGAAGGTACGCCCCAAAACAGACTGTGTTGTTGCCCAGCGGATGGTGAGCAGAGCCTTGGGGCTGCAGGGTCGCAGCAAAGTGCAGAGATACTGAAGAGAAAAACTAACTCTGTCAGCTGATAGAGGTAATCTGATTTATCAGAGTTCAAGTCATGAGCATTTTACATTCACACACAGTGTTTTCTTAAAGcaataaaggtaaaataagcCATTGTTAGAGTTGTGTTGGTGGTGAAGCTGTTTTCTGATGAGCTGAACACTACATGTATCACATCTATGGCACATGTATTGGCATAtacaacatggaaaactgtctGTAGAGCATTTAGTACATTCATGCCATTCCACTGCTTTGTCTGCTTTCCTTTGGCCTTCCTCTAAGTTCTATAAATAGAtgcattaaaggtcacatataatacatatgtgcccctggcctgtccacagtctgCCCCCCCATCAGCGTCAAAATCATCTTAATTACATCAGTTCCCATTGTGGTGTCCTGAAAACTCATGAACAATGCAGCAGTGTGACAGATGTGCTGTTTTGCCCCGttctgtttcctttagttgcTGGCATTATGATGGGGGAGGAACAAGGCACCATGAGGTGCtgaaaacaatattttctttcacttttctccactcaacagagcttgttagcttgttttacataGTGGAAAAAATTGTGCTTTGACAGTATCCACACCtgtgaggaaaagttgtgcctTGATTTGTGTCAGTACTGTGGCCGAAATACAGACTCACCACTATCAAATGTAGAGCACAATACCTGTTTCTTTGTATTTAAAACCCTAAATGTTGTACGATTTACAAGGGGAAAACTTGAGTTTACAGGAAGATTTATTAAGGAAGCAATGTGGACAAGGCTCAACACAAAAAATTCTgctttgaccattttttatttccaaaaatgtaaTACTTTTACATTCACCCAtgcatacaaaataaaaacagtcaggCAGCAAGCAACAAGTACCCTTTTAAAATTAAGGATTCTTGAATTtgctacattaaaaaaaactaatttacaAAACAACGAGGAGGCATTTTCACATACATCTGTGGCACTTAACAGATCATCCACAAAATTATCTTAGTCCCTGATGATAATGGTGTAACAAAACATAGACATTAAGAGAGAAGCTGATGGGATGTACAATGCATGAATATAAAAACTTGTCTACTAGAGAAaccaagaaagaaaaaaataataaataaaagattttgAAAACGTGGAGGTCAAGTATGTGGCACGCAAAATGCTGGAAAATACTTAAATAAATCTAATGAAATCCAATTTAATTGACTCCTTACAAAAAATCTAATGCAGTCACTACTGGATGCCTTCTGTCacaattttgtaaaaataaactgGCTTTTGGAAGCCCATATGACACTTTTGGCTACAAGGTGTCATCATTTGTACAAAGTTAAATACAGTATTTATAAAAACAGGAGTTTTTATTGAACCATCACTTGTGCAATGTAGAATATCTCTTTGATTTGATTTCTAGTTGAAGCTTTTACTTATCTACTATTGTGGAGACGTCAGgaaaaaacagtgcaaaattCAGCTGTAGCACCAGGTTCAGGAGAAGACTATTTGCATCAATCAAAAGAAAATTCAGTCTTAATTTTTCCCTCCAAACAAAAATTCTGGCTCGGAAGGCAACAGTTGGCATCATGTATCGGGTAAGTTATGTTGTCTCTCAGTCTCTCCTGTTAATCACCAGATCAAAACCTTCATTTCACTGACAACAAAAGCACTAACGCATTAAGAGTACTTTGTACCACTGAATGTGGGTATTAGATTGAGTAAGCAAGCAGTCCTTTCTCCCATTAATTAATTGTCTGTTGTAACAGTTGAGCCCTGAGCCCAACAAAAGTCCAACACTTCTCTAGTGGTTGtcaaatattcatatttactcccctttatccatccatccatctgcgCACTTCATCTTCAGTCTACCTGTGTGACAGCTGATTGGTCAGCAACCCAGGGAACATGTCGTCTGTGTCCGAACTCAGTGAGCCACCTGTGAAGTCAGACAGAGGAATGAAGATGAAAACAACAGTCGTAGTTGGTTTCATAAATCAAACCCTGGAGAACTTGGTCAAACAAATTCCAACTTCAGATTAGGTTGACCGTTGTGATCGGACAAAATGTAACCACCCGCAAATGAAATTCTGACTGGAACTTCTTGTATGAGACAGTGGCCAGTAATATCTGGAGTTAAAAATTATGATATTAGCTAGGCAAACTTTTGTCTACAAAAGTGGATTGTTTGGTATTTGTGCTGTGATTTGCTGTAACACTTAAATGTGCTTCTAAAAGTCTTTGTATTTACTAGACAGAGATCCAGCAGAAGCCTGCACCTGTTCACTGGCACTTTGAAGAGGCTCCACTGGTGCTGCAAACAGCAGGCTGATTTAAGATCACCATCCAACACtgtttttacagcagctttGTATGGTGATAGAAAGAGTTTGAGGAGTTGGATCACTATTTATAAAAATGCATAAGTGCTGAATAACTATGTAAGAAAAGCTCTGATACAGAGAGATTTCAAAGGAAAATAACTGGAGGAAATGACAGTTCCTAATTTGTTCTGATGTGACTGGACTGCCTGCTGGCTTGAAACTAAACTGTGTTTCGCAGGAGTTCAGGCAGGGAAGGTTTTGTTTCCTCTTCCTACAGGaataaaaaatcagtaaaagtgGAAGTTTTATGAGGGTTCACTGGCAGAGATGGATTCcatatttgttaaaatgttttcattcgtttatgaaaaactaaaaataagagTTGGTATGTTTTGTTGTAATTGAATAAACTTTTTTGTAAGTAGGGGTTCATCTTGAAGAGAGAATATCTTTTTACACTGTCATGCACTTATAGAAAGGGAAAAATCTATCTCAGTATTTGGGGCTTTAATTTAGCAGCCATATTTGTGCGTTTCCTCCAAGTGGTTTGGTTCCATTTAATTGGGCCCAGTTTGTGactgtaaaccctgatcttgcttgtgtttccagAGCCAGTGTCCGTCCATCCCCGCGatagtgaaaaaaatgacagagctGGTCTCTCTGCTCCCACAAGGCTCATTTggtaatattttggctttttttgtcacaaaagacaccaaaaatgtgaaaagaaacTGAATCTCAAACAAGAGCCGGCTCCTGTTGTTCATGTGAAAGAGCCTCTGGACTAACTTGTTTGCAAATGATAATGGCTTGTAACTTGCCTTGAACTGAGTTTTCATTTCAGTCTAACCAGTGCTCaacatgtttgtttactgaATAGTCCATCACTGTTTACCTTAGAAGCATGTTTAGGGCAAATGAGGGAGGAACGCAGTCCAGCTCAGTACAAAACAGCGTGTTTTAAGTCTGTCCATTTTGACACAAGCAAGTGAAgattttttcaacaaatcaaCTGACTGCAGTGTGTCTAAGTCCAATCTTCAGGGTTATATAGCAATGTTTGGTACTCCAGCAGAGGAGTGCAAAAAAAAGTAGGACAGTATAGatcagttattttttcacatCTCCCAACTATCAACAGAGGAAATGCTTGTAATTGCAAACCAATC contains:
- the r3hcc1 gene encoding R3H and coiled-coil domain-containing protein 1 isoform X1, whose translation is MAFSGFSPMEECQFVHNVKAELEIFQQTSDPKRVLLFPPLPSRLRYLIHRTIEDLPELTTFSIGESWCRRVVVCCSELRLEVEEESDLESNNSPCEMDSDIKPKPSVPARNRATKRPDKPLYMPRAVRLRMSLQNSQTASADQELVSPASSSCNCISSSYESCSRPETTKDTNSSSASKQEPGPSVGDSVLSHVGDTLELCAQTLHEAESSALHQTVSSLANMTLEDEDEEAEDLASLIKVHLKEAVHFSIEHAHNDYSLYETVYLNLDEFRHVIEIYNFPAMFKTDDLLDAFTEYSEGGMKIKWIDNTHALGVFSSESAALHALSISHPLLKARPLAEGSKKAKGKAFRHAEFIQPVKVRPKTDCVVAQRMVSRALGLQGRSKVQRY
- the r3hcc1 gene encoding R3H and coiled-coil domain-containing protein 1 isoform X2, which encodes MAFSGFSPMEECQFVHNVKAELEIFQQTSDPKRVLLFPPLPSRLRYLIHRTIEDLPELTTFSIGESWCRRVVVCCSELRLEVEEESDLESNNSPCEMDSDIKPKPSVPARNRATKRPDKPLYMPRAVRLRMSLQNSQTASADQELVSPASSSCNCISSSYESCSRPETTKDTNSSSASKQEPGPSVGDSVLSHVGDTLELCAQTLHEAESSALHQTVSSLANMTLEDEDEEAEDLASLIKVHLKEAVHFSIEHAHNDYSLYETVYLNLDEFRHVIEIYNFPAMFKTDDLLDAFTEYSEGGMKIKWIDNTHALGVFSSESAALHALSISHPLLKARPLAEGSKKAKGKAFRHAGRQKSLFSQ